A section of the Acanthochromis polyacanthus isolate Apoly-LR-REF ecotype Palm Island chromosome 1, KAUST_Apoly_ChrSc, whole genome shotgun sequence genome encodes:
- the ccdc107 gene encoding coiled-coil domain-containing protein 107 isoform X2, which yields MVLSASQQVALAFTAVLFTFVVLPRLFGVGGGTAAKDAKFDSRYTRKGPGPGAVRGQPINVNGPGSHQTPENLQQMKKRMEQELKSDKYKSNSNKGYVFTLMPLYAIGVGVFAAYKFLKIKSADDKAQKDKFAKGAKKSVEAENQLNELEQRLAQTERMLNSILTQLDPLTNCVKSVAQDQKNEIMSQLQTIRYLMKKRGMDCPPLNINESSCERNLDDLIESLGASDATADKQSSAVTAEASKKVYEKHSEARDDAAAEGEEMKELRPEESDGEAAIEEEDVEADEEEEDDRAAEEEEEEEGLEHSELMPSLEDLYETNIEEVGADQLASGLRRRNRPE from the exons ATGGTTCTGTCTGCATCACAACAAGTCGCTCTGGCTTTCACGGCCGTCCTCTTCACGTTCGTCGTCCTGCCGAGGCTGTTCGGTGTCGGCGGGGGAACCGCGGCCAAGGACGCTAAATTCGACTCTCGTTACACCAGAAAAG GTCCAGGCCCGGGTGCAGTGAGAGGTCAGCCCATCAATGTGAACGGCCCCGGCTCACATCAGACCCCCGAGAACTTGCAGCAGATGAAGAAACGGATGGAGCAAGAGCTGAAGAGTGACAAATATAAATCCAACAGCAACAAGGGCTACGTGTTCACACTGATGCCTCTCTACGCCATCGGAGTTGGAGTGTTTGCAGCCTACAAGTTTCTGAAG ATCAAGTCTGCGGATGACAAGGCACAAAAGGACAAATTTGCAAAAGGGGCCAAAAAATCAGTGGAGGCAG AGAACCAGTTGAATGAGCTGGAACAAAGGCTGGCACAGACAGAAAGGATGCTCAACTCCATCCTCACCCAGCTGGACCCGCTGACTAACTG tGTGAAGTCGGTGGCTCAGGACCAGAAGAATGAGATCATGTCTCAACTCCAAACCATCCGGTACCTGATGAAGAAGAGAGGAATGGACTGTCCACCCCTCAACATCAACG AATCCTCCTGTGAGCGTAATCTGGACGACCTCATCGAGTCCCTCGGGGCCAGCGACGCCACAGCCGACAAACAATCCTCTGCAGTAACGGCAGAGGCTTCTAAAAAAGTTTATGAGAAGCATTCAGAAGCTCGAGatgatgcagcagcagaaggtGAGGAGATGAAGGAGCTCAGACCAGAGGAATCTGACGGGGAGGCAGCAATCGAAGAAGAGGATGTGGAggcagatgaggaggaggaggatgacagagcagcagaggaggaggaggaggaggaaggattGGAGCACTCTGAGCTCATGCCTTCTCTAGAAGACTTGTATGAGACAAACATTGAGGAGGTTGGAGCGGATCAGCTGGCATCAGGCCTCAGGCGACGCAACAGGCCTGAGTGA
- the ccdc107 gene encoding coiled-coil domain-containing protein 107 isoform X1, whose amino-acid sequence MVLSASQQVALAFTAVLFTFVVLPRLFGVGGGTAAKDAKFDSRYTRKAGPGPGAVRGQPINVNGPGSHQTPENLQQMKKRMEQELKSDKYKSNSNKGYVFTLMPLYAIGVGVFAAYKFLKIKSADDKAQKDKFAKGAKKSVEAENQLNELEQRLAQTERMLNSILTQLDPLTNCVKSVAQDQKNEIMSQLQTIRYLMKKRGMDCPPLNINESSCERNLDDLIESLGASDATADKQSSAVTAEASKKVYEKHSEARDDAAAEGEEMKELRPEESDGEAAIEEEDVEADEEEEDDRAAEEEEEEEGLEHSELMPSLEDLYETNIEEVGADQLASGLRRRNRPE is encoded by the exons ATGGTTCTGTCTGCATCACAACAAGTCGCTCTGGCTTTCACGGCCGTCCTCTTCACGTTCGTCGTCCTGCCGAGGCTGTTCGGTGTCGGCGGGGGAACCGCGGCCAAGGACGCTAAATTCGACTCTCGTTACACCAGAAAAG CAGGTCCAGGCCCGGGTGCAGTGAGAGGTCAGCCCATCAATGTGAACGGCCCCGGCTCACATCAGACCCCCGAGAACTTGCAGCAGATGAAGAAACGGATGGAGCAAGAGCTGAAGAGTGACAAATATAAATCCAACAGCAACAAGGGCTACGTGTTCACACTGATGCCTCTCTACGCCATCGGAGTTGGAGTGTTTGCAGCCTACAAGTTTCTGAAG ATCAAGTCTGCGGATGACAAGGCACAAAAGGACAAATTTGCAAAAGGGGCCAAAAAATCAGTGGAGGCAG AGAACCAGTTGAATGAGCTGGAACAAAGGCTGGCACAGACAGAAAGGATGCTCAACTCCATCCTCACCCAGCTGGACCCGCTGACTAACTG tGTGAAGTCGGTGGCTCAGGACCAGAAGAATGAGATCATGTCTCAACTCCAAACCATCCGGTACCTGATGAAGAAGAGAGGAATGGACTGTCCACCCCTCAACATCAACG AATCCTCCTGTGAGCGTAATCTGGACGACCTCATCGAGTCCCTCGGGGCCAGCGACGCCACAGCCGACAAACAATCCTCTGCAGTAACGGCAGAGGCTTCTAAAAAAGTTTATGAGAAGCATTCAGAAGCTCGAGatgatgcagcagcagaaggtGAGGAGATGAAGGAGCTCAGACCAGAGGAATCTGACGGGGAGGCAGCAATCGAAGAAGAGGATGTGGAggcagatgaggaggaggaggatgacagagcagcagaggaggaggaggaggaggaaggattGGAGCACTCTGAGCTCATGCCTTCTCTAGAAGACTTGTATGAGACAAACATTGAGGAGGTTGGAGCGGATCAGCTGGCATCAGGCCTCAGGCGACGCAACAGGCCTGAGTGA